From Rhodococcus sp. B7740, one genomic window encodes:
- a CDS encoding MFS transporter, which yields MTEPVSVDRKGLAKAFAASLTGTALEWYDFAVYSAAAALVFPLVFFPDSDPLTGTLLAFSTYAVGYIARPVGGFVFGRLGDVIGRKQLLVITLLLIGVTTFAIGLIPGYDTIGIAAPIILVTMRFCQGVAVGGEWGGAVLLSSEYGDPRKRGFWSSAAQIGPPAGNLLANGALAILTLSLTDQQFESWGWRVAFLFSAVLVGFGLWIRLKLEDTPVFKALQESGDRSEAPISEVFKTELRPLVAGIMSRVAPDVIYALFTVFSITYGTQKLGFERSEVLTAILVGSACQLGLIPLAGAVSDRINRRLVYGVAAVGGVAWSAIFFLVIGGGSLPLLILGVVVGLAFHSFMYGPQAAFVTEQFSVRLRSTGSSLAYTIAGVFGGAMAPLIFVYLLDKTDSWVPIAGYIVIVGAVTLVGLALGRNPDPTEDEHYVLLNQEHEKATRAAESEV from the coding sequence ATGACCGAACCAGTTTCGGTGGATAGAAAAGGCCTGGCCAAGGCCTTTGCCGCCAGCCTGACCGGAACGGCGTTGGAGTGGTACGACTTCGCCGTCTACTCGGCCGCAGCAGCGCTGGTGTTCCCGCTGGTCTTCTTCCCCGACAGCGATCCGCTGACCGGCACATTGCTTGCCTTCTCGACCTACGCGGTCGGATACATCGCCCGTCCAGTAGGTGGATTCGTCTTCGGGCGACTCGGCGACGTCATCGGCCGAAAACAACTTCTCGTCATCACCCTGCTGCTGATCGGCGTCACGACGTTCGCCATCGGTTTGATCCCCGGATACGACACCATCGGCATCGCGGCCCCGATCATCCTCGTCACCATGCGCTTCTGCCAGGGCGTTGCCGTCGGCGGCGAGTGGGGCGGAGCCGTTCTGCTCTCCAGCGAATACGGCGATCCCCGCAAGCGCGGCTTCTGGTCCTCCGCAGCGCAGATCGGACCACCGGCGGGCAACCTGCTCGCCAACGGCGCACTGGCAATCCTGACTCTGTCGCTCACCGACCAGCAGTTCGAGTCCTGGGGCTGGCGTGTTGCATTCCTCTTCTCGGCCGTTCTCGTCGGTTTCGGTCTGTGGATCCGCTTGAAGCTCGAGGACACCCCGGTGTTCAAAGCACTTCAGGAGAGCGGCGATCGCTCGGAAGCCCCGATCAGCGAAGTGTTCAAGACGGAACTGCGACCACTGGTGGCAGGCATCATGTCCCGCGTCGCACCCGACGTCATCTACGCACTGTTCACGGTCTTCTCGATCACCTACGGAACTCAGAAACTGGGCTTCGAGCGCAGCGAGGTGTTGACGGCAATTCTGGTCGGATCGGCCTGCCAACTCGGCTTGATCCCGCTGGCCGGAGCGGTCTCCGACCGCATCAACCGACGCCTGGTCTACGGCGTCGCGGCCGTGGGCGGCGTTGCCTGGAGCGCGATCTTCTTCCTCGTCATCGGCGGTGGATCCCTACCGCTGCTGATCCTCGGCGTCGTCGTCGGCCTGGCGTTCCACTCGTTCATGTACGGACCGCAGGCCGCCTTCGTCACCGAGCAGTTCAGCGTTCGACTCCGCTCGACCGGCAGCTCGTTGGCGTACACGATCGCCGGAGTGTTCGGTGGAGCGATGGCACCGCTGATCTTCGTGTACCTGCTCGACAAGACCGACAGTTGGGTACCGATCGCCGGATACATCGTCATCGTCGGCGCGGTGACGCTGGTCGGCCTGGCACTGGGACGCAACCCCGACCCCACCGAGGACGAGCACTACGTGCTACTGAATCAGGAACACGAAAAGGCTACGCGCGCAGCAGAGTCTGAAGTGTGA
- a CDS encoding GntR family transcriptional regulator translates to MQPLSGRDKAYLFVRDQVLSSPAATGTFLNEQELATRIGVSRTPVREALLMLQSEGLVEMVPKRGAHVPAMSGRQIAELMDLRGVLERHAATRALRAGDAPIAAMQHALEQQELLMNSDSAEAPKEFIDWDGTFHQSLIDSAGSDLLSRTYAGLRARQLRVGLSALFTAANRQHRVCAEHQAIIDALSVGDEGLVHEKIDAHLEVTLQTLLRA, encoded by the coding sequence ATGCAACCACTGTCGGGGAGGGACAAGGCATATCTGTTCGTACGCGATCAGGTGTTGTCGTCACCGGCCGCCACCGGCACGTTTCTCAACGAACAGGAGCTCGCGACGCGTATCGGAGTGTCGCGGACGCCGGTGCGTGAGGCGCTGCTGATGTTGCAGTCCGAGGGACTGGTCGAGATGGTGCCCAAGCGCGGCGCGCATGTGCCGGCCATGTCCGGACGGCAGATCGCCGAACTGATGGATCTGCGCGGCGTCCTCGAACGGCATGCGGCCACTCGTGCGCTGCGCGCCGGGGACGCTCCGATCGCGGCGATGCAGCATGCGCTCGAACAGCAGGAATTGCTGATGAACTCCGACAGTGCCGAAGCGCCGAAGGAGTTCATCGACTGGGACGGCACCTTCCATCAGAGTTTGATCGATTCGGCGGGCAGCGATCTCCTCTCCCGCACCTACGCGGGTCTGCGTGCTCGGCAGCTGCGGGTCGGTCTGAGCGCTCTGTTCACCGCGGCCAACCGGCAGCACCGCGTGTGCGCCGAGCACCAGGCCATCATCGACGCACTGAGTGTCGGCGACGAGGGCCTGGTGCACGAGAAGATCGACGCTCACCTCGAGGTCACACTTCAGACTCTGCTGCGCGCGTAG